In Fusarium oxysporum f. sp. lycopersici 4287 chromosome 6, whole genome shotgun sequence, a single window of DNA contains:
- a CDS encoding STE protein kinase, giving the protein MDVSDIPSSQETVEDPTLPGSSAEGATIILTPENAEARLAFHDVAEWLHTQTDDPDNQAAQLHTRKCMWISSKQQNDPEAALQGASESLSSSSPISSPRDPKSSSRSNKKDESRDRYEIWKGHYFIFLDNPPRNPSRGWVVGALRDAPHLNDIVLCLHSGNDKMYKVRRNQAIFQIDETSFVSVQPITSKSATKVNGDKISDKRVFNQSSAQLAFGSLCYRIEYARASYADDYPNRVQRYLKEHLNIHTTLLNLSLTPTPSENSPITIGQWTISAGTIGKGASGMVSIASNVQGQRVALKRVQVGRDRERVRKVQIKLETLAALSLKKNENRLLRLIEVITDDVRSTNRIADVWFVQEPAAQEILSTALTRAQLHRTSLPARIPIITTVLADILGAANFLHRNNWMHGDLKPANIGIRTWTAECKSIVLLDLDDAEESPFPGRHHPARPGTGGTIGWLAPEREMTGYNELADTWSIGVIAIEMIWGRHPWRQWKNPWRTGSEASQLQKEFQDMYGEAIESLNKLHNEGMTWLGAIYVV; this is encoded by the exons ATGGATGTCTCAGATATTCCAAGTAGCCAAGAGACGGTCGAGGACCCTACTTTACCAGGGTCCTCAGCTGAAGGGGCCACTATCATTCTGACACCAGAAAACGCTGAGGCACGACTGGCATTCCATGATGTTGCGGAATGGCTGCACACACAAACCGACGATCCTGATAACCAAGCTGCGCAACTACACACACGAAAGTGCATGTGGATCTCTTCAAAGCAACAAAATGATCCTGAAGCCGCGCTTCAAGGAGCATCGGAAAgcctttcatcatcatcaccaattTCATCGCCACGGGATCCAAAATCATCGTCCCGCTCAAACAAAAAAGATGAGAGTCGAGACCGTTACGAAATCTGGAAAGGCCACTACTTCATATTTCTCGATAACCCCCCGCGAAATCCGTCAAGAGGATGGGTAGTTGGGGCTCTGAGAGATGCCCCCCATTTGAACGATATCGTCCTTTGTTTACATTCTGGTAACGACAAGATGTACAAGGTTCGACGCAATCAAGCTATCTTTCAAATCGATGAAACAAGTTTTGTATCTGTGCAGCCAATAACTAGCAAATCTGCGACCAAGGTCAACGGGGATAAGATCTCCGACAAGAGAGTTTTCAATCAGTCATCTGCTCAGCTTGCGTTTGGATCCCTCTGCTACCGAATCGAGTATGCTCGAGCGTCTTACGCTGACGACTATCCCAACAGAGTCCAGCGTTACTTGAAAGAGCATCTCAACATTCATACCACTCTATTGAACCTATCACtgacaccaacaccatctgAAAACAGCCCCATTACCATCGGACAATGGACTATCAGCGCAGGTACTATAGGCAAAGGAGCATCTGGAATGGTCAGCATCGCCTCGAATGTCCAGGGTCAACGTGTTGCTTTGAAAAGAGTGCAAGTAGGAAGAGACAGGGAGCGCGTACGGAAAGTTCAAATAAAGCTAGAGACACTTGCTGCATTGAGCCTGAAGAAGAACGAAAACCGCTTGCTGCGACTTATCGAAGTTATCACGGATGATGTGAGATCAACTAATAGGATAGCCGATGTTTGGTTTGTTCAAGAACCAGCTGCTCAGGAAATACTTTCCACTGCCCTCACCAGGG CACAACTTCACCGCACGAGCTTACCAGCCAGGATACCTATCATTACAACCGTTCTGGCAGATATACTCGGCGCTGCAAACTTCCTCCACAGAAATAACTGGATGCACGGAGATCTCAAACCCGCCAACATTGGTATCCGAACTTGGACCGCCGAGTGCAAATCTATAGTGCTGctcgatctcgacgatgCTGAGGAAAGCCCCTTTCCAGGTAGACATCACCCTGCTCGACCTGGAACCGGTGGAACCATTGGGTGGCTAGCTCCTGAGCGAGAGATGACGGGATACAACGAGTTGGCTGATACCTGGAGCATCGGTGTCATCGCCATTGAGATGATTTGGGGGCGCCATCCATGGCGACAGTGGAAGAATCCTTGGAGAACAGGCTCTGAGGCTAGTCAGTTGCAGAAAGAGTTTCAAGACATGTATGGAGAAGCCATTGAATCTTTAAACAAGCTTCATAATGAGGGTATGACCTGGCTTGGTGCGATTTACGTTGTGTAA